The DNA window ACTTGCGGTTCAGATTGAGTTTTGTAAATGAAAATAGTGGTTTTGTCTGCAGCATTACAAGTCAAAACTTCGCCATTTTCTAGTTTGCTACCAAAACGGTCAGCTGGAGATGGAGCGATATCATCTATAAAGCCCATAATTCTACCAGAGCCCATATCTTTAGCACCAGATGCTACAAATACTGGGAAGAAATCGTGTTTTGCTAAACCAATCATTAAACCTTGTGCCAATTCTTCTTCAGAAAGATTACCTTCTTCGAAATATTTTTCCATTAATCCTTCTTCGTTTTCGGCAGCCATTTCTACCAATGCATTGTGCATTTCATTGGCTCTTGCCATTTCAGATTCTGGGATAGGTTTTTTCTCTGGTTTACCACCAGTTGCAGGGAACTCGTACATTACCATTCTCAAGGCATCCACAATTTGGTTAAAACTTTCACCAGAATTTAGTGGATATTGAATAGGAATCACTTTGCTTCCAAATCTATTTTTAAGTTGTTCTAAAGCAGCATCGTAATCTGCTTTTTGATGATCCATCTGATTAATCACGAAAATAGAAGGTGTTTTGTAATCTTCTACATATTCCCAAACCAATTCAGTGCCTACTTCTACACCAGCTGCAGCATTTACCATAATCAGTGCAGTATCTGCTACTTTTAAGTTGGCAATTACTTCACCTACGAAATCGTCAAAACCAGGGGTATCTAAAATGTTGATTTTATTTTTTTTCCAATTCACGAACATTTGATGTGAGAAAATCGTGTTTTCGCGTTCGTGTTCTAGGTCGGTATTGTCGGAAACGGTGTTGTGTTGTTCTACAGTTCCTCTTCTTTTGATAGCTCCACCTTCGTAGAGCATGGTTTCTATAAATGTAGTTTTACCGCTTCCTGAATGCCCGAGTAAAACTACGTTACGGAGGTCTTTAGTGTTAGTGCTCATATCTTTTGAGTTTTAAAATTATTTTCATCTATCACATCTGATTTACTAAAATTCAGACGGAATGCACACTGCAATTCCTTATAAGGCGAAAATTTTTAAAATCAAGAATGTCTTAAAAGGCACTTTGAATGTAAAAATTTAGGATACTAAAATTACAAAAGATTTTAATACAATGTAAACTTTGGAACATGATTTTTGAAAGGTCGGGAATTGTGAGGTGATGGAAGTTGGGTGCAAGGTGTTTAAATAAGGAAAATATATTTTCAAGAAAACATCCATCACCCATCTTCTAACTTCCAGCAAAATTTTACTACTTTTATCAAAATTTTTCAAGGAAATGGTTTTAAGCAGAATTTGGAGCGCATTTATTATTGTAGCCATTGTAGTGGCAAGTATTAAATATTTATTTAGCGATAACTACAAAGCAATTTATAATGATTTGGTAGTAGGAAAAAGTGGAGACACGGTTCAGATTGCTAAAGTTCCTGTTCAAAAACTTTCTGCGGAAATTCAGAAATCTTTAACCGAAAATCCAGACACCGAACTAGCGAGAATTAATTACAAAAAAGATTCTACCAATCAAGTGGCTGTTTATAGAGTTCAAAAAGCAGATGGTGTAATCTCTACCAGTAAAACTGCGGTAGAAATTTCCCTTGGTTTAATAGGAATTATGACGCTTTTTATGGGTTTTATGAGTATCGCCGAAAAAGCAGGAGGCATCAATTTTCTTTCAAGAATGATTCAACCATTTTTCTCGAAATTATTCCCAGAAATTCCTAAAAATCACCCTTCTTTCGGTCACATGACGCTTAATTTCGCAGCGAATTTATTAGGATTGGATAATGCTGCAACGCCTTTTGGTTTAAAAGCCATGGAAAGTTTACAAACCTTGAATCCTGATAAAGACAGAGCTTCTAATGCACAAATTATGTTTCTGTGTCTTCATGCAAGTGGTTTAACGCTGATTCCGGTTTCCATCATTGCGATTAGAGCTTCTATGAATTCTGCAACGCCAACTGATATTTTCTTGCCGACTTTAATTGCTACTTTTTGTGCAACCATGGCTGCGATGATTATTGTTTCCATCAAACAAAAAATAAATCTTTTTCAGCCTACACTTTTGGCTTTCGTGGGTGGAATTTCGGCACTCATTGCCTTGTTGGTTTGGTTTTTAGTAAGATTGAGCAAAGAAGAATTAGATGATGTAAGTAAGTTGATTAGCAACGGAATGATTTTATTGATTTTCTTTGCCATAATTGCAGGAGCAGTTTACAAAAAAATAAATGTTTTCGATGCGTTTATAGATGGTGCAAAAGAAGGTTTCAATGTCTGCGTAAAGATTATTCCGTATTTGGTAGGAATGCTTATTGCGATTTCTCTTTTGAGAACTTCTGGTGTTTTTGATGTCATTATTGACGGAATGAAATGGTTTGCCCAAATTGCCAATTTAGACACCAGATTTGTTGACGGTTTACCAACGGCTTTAATCAAACCACTTTCTGGTTCAGGAGCAAGAGGAATGATGGTAGACACGATGAATGTTTTTGGTGTAGATTCTTTCCCTGCGAGACTTTCTGGGATTTTACAGGGCAGTTCAGATACTACTTTTTATGTGATTGCAGTGTATTTCGGAGCAGTTGGAATTAAAAACACTCGTTATACAGTTGGTGCCATGTTGTTGGCAGATTTAGTGGGAATTGTTACTTCTATTTTAATGGCGTATTTGTTTTTTGGGTAGTATTTTTTCTAAATAAATGAACAAGAGAAGCAGAAATGCTTCTTTTTTTGTAACAAAAAACACCATTCTTCGTCTAATTAAGAAACTTTTCATCCTATGAAAAAAATATTTTCACTCGTATTGCTATCAGCATTTTCTTTAGGGTTTTCTCAGAAGAAATGGAGTTTACAAGAATGTGTAGATTATGCTGTTAAAAATAATTTGCAAGTTATTAGCAATCAATATAATGCAGATATTCAGGCTAAAAATCTAGAAATTTCTAAAAGAGATAAATTGCCTTCAGTTTCGGGTAGTTTTAACAATAATATGAGCTTTGGAACTACGCAAGGATTCCAAGGAAGTA is part of the Cloacibacterium normanense genome and encodes:
- a CDS encoding nucleoside recognition domain-containing protein, producing the protein MVLSRIWSAFIIVAIVVASIKYLFSDNYKAIYNDLVVGKSGDTVQIAKVPVQKLSAEIQKSLTENPDTELARINYKKDSTNQVAVYRVQKADGVISTSKTAVEISLGLIGIMTLFMGFMSIAEKAGGINFLSRMIQPFFSKLFPEIPKNHPSFGHMTLNFAANLLGLDNAATPFGLKAMESLQTLNPDKDRASNAQIMFLCLHASGLTLIPVSIIAIRASMNSATPTDIFLPTLIATFCATMAAMIIVSIKQKINLFQPTLLAFVGGISALIALLVWFLVRLSKEELDDVSKLISNGMILLIFFAIIAGAVYKKINVFDAFIDGAKEGFNVCVKIIPYLVGMLIAISLLRTSGVFDVIIDGMKWFAQIANLDTRFVDGLPTALIKPLSGSGARGMMVDTMNVFGVDSFPARLSGILQGSSDTTFYVIAVYFGAVGIKNTRYTVGAMLLADLVGIVTSILMAYLFFG